In a single window of the Rhopalosiphum padi isolate XX-2018 chromosome 1, ASM2088224v1, whole genome shotgun sequence genome:
- the LOC132926331 gene encoding cAMP-dependent protein kinase type II regulatory subunit yields the protein MSTNSDNAARLNVPDELRELLLDFTIGYLLEQPNNLIDYGIEFFEKLKNTKSSSSIKQQTAGDFSDEDDASDIEAPPTRYSSRRKSVFAETYNPEEDEEEEGPNVVFPKSDDQRQALAASVKNIFIFRALDPEQMNNVIDAMFDREVHAGDDIIKQGDDGDNFYVIDRGTFEAYVTDADGNDRLVHTYEHKGSFGELALLYNMPRAATIKAKSDGLLWAMDRQIFRRIVLKSAFKKRKMYEELIEVVPMLKTLQSYERMNLADALVPKYYQDKDCIINQGDPGDGMYFVEEGIVNVLVTSETGEQIKVNQIEKGGYFGELALVTHKGRAASVFAEGKVKLAFLDVDAFERLLGPCMNIMQRNIEDYENQLVKIFGSKQNMTDVR from the exons ATGAGTACCAACAGCGATAACGCCGCTAGGCTGAACGTGCCCGATGAGTTGAGAGAGTTGCTGCTCGACTTCACGATCGGTTACTTGCTCGAGCAGCCCAACAATCTCATCGACTATGGCATAGAGTTCTTCGAAAAACTCAAGAACACCAAGTCGTCCTCCAGCATAAAGCAGCAGACCGCTGGAGATTTTAGCGACGAAGACGACGCTTCAGACATAG aaGCTCCACCAACACGTTATAGTTCTAGACGTAAATCAGTTTTTGCAGAAACATATAATCCAGAAGAAGATGAAGAAGAAGAGGGAccaaat gttgtATTTCCTAAATCTGATGATCAACGTCAAGCACTTGCAGctagtgttaaaaatatattcatattcagGGCCTTGGATCCT gaacAAATGAACAATGTGATTGATGCAATGTTTGATCGTGAGGTGCATGCTGgagatgatattattaaacaggGTGATGATGGTGATAACTTTTATGTTATCGAcag aggTACATTTGAAGCTTATGTCACGGATGCAGATGGAAATGACCGTTTGGTGCATACATATGAACATAAAGGTAGTTTTGGAGAACTTGCATTACTTTATAACATGCCTCGAGCAGCAACTATTAAAGCAAAGTCAGATGGCCTTCTGTGGGCTATGGATCGTCAGATATTTAGACGTATTGTATTGAAGAGTGCATTTAAAAAACGTAAAATGTATGAAGAGCTCATTGAAGTGGTTCCTATGTTAAAAACATTACAA TCATATGAGCGCATGAATTTGGCTGACGCTCTAGTCCCTAAATACTACCAAGACAAAGATTGCATTATAAATCAAGGTGATCCGGGTGATGGCATGTATTTTGTAGAGGAAGGCATTGTTAATGTATTAGTAACCAGTGAAACTGGTGAACAAATTAag GTTAATCAAATAGAAAAAGGTGGTTATTTTGGTGAATTGGCTCTTGTCACTCATAAAGGTCGTGCTGCGTCAGTGTTTGCTGAAGGCAAAGTCAAACTagcat ttTTGGACGTTGATGCATTTGAACGTTTGCTGGGTCCATGTATGAACATAATGCAAAGGAATATTGAGGACTACGAAAATCAACTGGTGAAAATCTTTGGCTCCAAGCAAAATATGACTGATGTCCGATGA